Genomic window (Deinobacterium chartae):
GTCACCCTCGATCGAACCGGTCACGATGGTGCTGCCGTCCACCGCGCCCACCCAGCCGTCGAGCTTCAGCACGCCGTCGGTGATGGTCGCCAGAGCGCCCACCGGGGCCATGCAGCCGGCACCCAGCCCGTTGAGGAAAGCGCGCTCGGCGGTCACGCGGTCGTCGGTTTCGGGGTCGTTGATCGAGTAAGCCACCTCGATCACCAGGTCGTCGTCCGAACGGGTCTGCAGGGCCAGAGCTCCCTGCCCGGGCGCGGGCAGCATGATGCCCACGTCCAGGAACTCGTCGATGCGATTGCGCAGGTCCATGCGGATCAACCCTGCCGCCGCCACGACGATGGCGTCGTACTCACCACGCCCCAGCGCGGCCAGACGCGTATCCACGTTGCCGCGCAGGTCCTTGAGAACCAGGTCCGGACGGTGAGACTTCAAGAAGGCCTTACGGCGGGTGCTGCTCGTTCCAACCACCGCTCCCTGCGGCAGATCTGCCAGGCTCTTCATGCCTGGACGACCGACCAGCGCGTCGCGGGCATCCACCCGGCGTGGAATCGAGGCCACCTCGAGGCCCTCGCTGTCCTCGGTGGGGAGGTCCTTGAGGCTGTGCACCGCGATATCGATGCGTTTATCCTTCAGAGCGCGCTCGATCTCACTGGTGAAAAAGCCCTTGTCGCCTTTCAGCGCGCCGGTCTCGAGGTCACCGCGGGTCTGGATGGTCTGGATCCGGAACTCGGTCTCGGGCCACTCTTCTTTGAGGCGCGCGACCACCCAGCGGGTCTGTGCCAGAGCCAGCGTACTGCCGCGGGTGCCAACAATGATCTGACGCATACCTGCCTATTATAGCGGTTACGATCCCCACGTGCTAAAGCGCGCTCACAACTGCGCCCGTAACATTGACCTCGAGCTGTACCACCCGGCCGGGAACGCGGTGTTGGGTCAGCACCGCGCGCAGCCATTCGATCAGCCCGTCACGGTCGGCGCGCTCCTGATCGAACAAAACCAGCGCGGTTGGGCCAGCCCCGCTCAGACAGGCGGCCAGCGCGCCACGGCGCGGAGCTTCCTCGAGGATCGGCGCGAGGCCCGGGATCAGGGGCGCGCGGTACGGCTGGTGCAGGCGGTCGCGGGTGGCCTCGGCGAGCAG
Coding sequences:
- the hemC gene encoding hydroxymethylbilane synthase, encoding MRQIIVGTRGSTLALAQTRWVVARLKEEWPETEFRIQTIQTRGDLETGALKGDKGFFTSEIERALKDKRIDIAVHSLKDLPTEDSEGLEVASIPRRVDARDALVGRPGMKSLADLPQGAVVGTSSTRRKAFLKSHRPDLVLKDLRGNVDTRLAALGRGEYDAIVVAAAGLIRMDLRNRIDEFLDVGIMLPAPGQGALALQTRSDDDLVIEVAYSINDPETDDRVTAERAFLNGLGAGCMAPVGALATITDGVLKLDGWVGAVDGSTIVTGSIEGDPDECEDLGAELAEDMLKQGAQELVAG